In Peptococcus niger, the genomic window AGCGATTCGGGAATGTGCCTCCATTCTTATGGTGAAAGTTGCTCTAAATGATAAGCTAGTTCAACCTTGGTTAACGCCGATAAGATATGGCTGGTCAACCGGTGAGCTGGTATACTGAATACAGGCTCAGAAAGTTAGCTGTGCCTAAAAAATATTTCGGAAAGGGGTCCTTTATGCGCTGCTTATTGTTTCTTGTTGGTTGCTTTGCATTTGTTTGCGGAAGCATCGGCATTATTTTACCTATTTTACCGACGGTTCCCTTTTATCTTTTGGCAACGGTTTGCTTTGCCAAAAGTTCAAAACGGTTTCATCGGTATTTGATACGAACACGATTTTATCGACGCTATTGTGAAGCATATCTGACCAGAGGCGGGATGACGCGGCAACAAAAGATGCAAATTCTCATTTTGTCATCAGTTATGCTGACGGTTG contains:
- a CDS encoding YbaN family protein, which encodes MRCLLFLVGCFAFVCGSIGIILPILPTVPFYLLATVCFAKSSKRFHRYLIRTRFYRRYCEAYLTRGGMTRQQKMQILILSSVMLTVGIIFAPYLWLRIFLLALMVVKYYIFILRIPTLKEEKL